Proteins from a single region of Antechinus flavipes isolate AdamAnt ecotype Samford, QLD, Australia chromosome 2, AdamAnt_v2, whole genome shotgun sequence:
- the LOC127548457 gene encoding uncharacterized protein LOC127548457 → MRAQACSISQPLLLAPGTRDAKRTSCVRGIELKEARGRARWKGLATVVHVRRRSPAPLLGVWRFAVVGNGCFRRFSAASCPGGMSRSSKVVLGLSVVLTVGTVVGVHLRQKLEQQRLRDGVLRDIERQNRKKENVRLLEEQIILTEHLEAERKKILLAKGSQKT, encoded by the exons ATGAGAGCGCAGGCGTGCTCGATTTCTCAGCCACTATTGCTTGCGCCTGGCACACGTGATGCAAAGAGAACGTCCTGCGTTCGTGGAATTGAACTGAAGGAGGCCCGGGGACGCGCACGCTGGAAGGGGCTCGCCACCGTTGTGCACGTTCGTCGCCGCAGTCCAGCTCCCCTCCTAGGCGTTTGGCGCTTTGCTGTTGTGGGAAACGGCTGCTTTCGCCGCTTCTCCGCGGCCAGCTGCCCTGGAGGGATGTCGAGGAGCTCCAAGGTGGTGCTGGGCCTCTCTGTGGTGCTCACGGTGGGCACGGTTGTCGGGGTGCATCTTCGGCAGAAGCTAGAGCAACAG AGGCTTCGAGACGGAGTGCTCAGAGATATAGAGAGGCAAAAtcggaaaaaagaaaatgttcgtCTTTTGGAAGAACAGATTATTTTGACTGAGCATcttgaagcagaaagaaagaagatattatTGGCAAAGGGGTCTCAAAAAACATGA